In the Candidatus Cloacimonas acidaminovorans str. Evry genome, one interval contains:
- a CDS encoding DUF2851 family protein: MDEKFLYHIWDEGHLAPNLKTVSGKDLKVNYQGQFNTFRGPDFINAIISIDGEDLQGAVEIHKNTQDWIKHSHQEDVFYNQVILHIVLHNDSPLPFTMKENGELVEILELKNQLSDEIQKLLADIGDKNLASGSDYCDLLSAIDNDRLLSILTISGKQRFMSKVRRFNASLALSDFDQILYEGMMEAAGYDKNKFNLFQLAQSIPFAKLKEWHKEGLKSDEMSSIFLGSSGLLLKSRNRLNGELYETLSRSFESQRFYARKINVDWQLFRIRPGNHPVFRLILLSEFLYNCLQEGVLHFFLKTVELDKPNPQKRYQTFCKQFKPGQEGLLQNNTGLGITVINNIYINIYLPILYLYYQKLANTEMTESVLESYLSFKALPENYITRFMCNHINSSQVSIVNKKTLYQQGLIDIYYRFCRYHLCEECVKQT; the protein is encoded by the coding sequence ATGGATGAAAAATTTCTTTATCATATCTGGGATGAAGGTCACTTGGCTCCAAACCTGAAAACGGTTAGCGGTAAAGACCTGAAAGTAAATTACCAGGGTCAATTCAATACTTTTCGGGGTCCCGATTTTATTAATGCCATAATATCTATTGATGGAGAGGATTTACAGGGAGCGGTGGAAATTCATAAAAACACTCAGGATTGGATTAAACACTCTCATCAGGAAGATGTATTTTACAATCAGGTTATTTTACATATTGTCTTGCATAATGATAGCCCTTTACCTTTTACTATGAAAGAAAATGGTGAACTGGTAGAAATTCTGGAATTGAAAAATCAGCTTTCCGATGAAATTCAAAAACTGCTGGCTGATATTGGCGATAAAAATTTAGCCAGTGGCAGTGATTATTGCGATCTTCTTTCTGCCATTGATAATGACAGATTACTAAGCATTTTAACCATTTCCGGAAAACAGCGGTTTATGAGTAAAGTGCGCCGATTTAATGCCTCTTTGGCTTTAAGCGATTTTGACCAAATCCTCTATGAAGGAATGATGGAAGCTGCAGGATACGACAAGAATAAATTCAATCTCTTTCAACTGGCACAAAGCATTCCCTTTGCCAAATTGAAAGAGTGGCACAAAGAAGGGCTGAAAAGTGATGAAATGAGCAGTATTTTTCTTGGTTCTTCAGGTTTATTACTGAAAAGTCGGAATCGTTTAAACGGTGAACTTTATGAAACACTTTCCCGCTCTTTTGAAAGCCAGAGATTTTATGCGCGTAAAATTAATGTGGACTGGCAACTTTTTCGTATCCGTCCGGGAAATCATCCTGTTTTTCGTCTTATTCTATTAAGTGAATTCCTTTATAACTGTTTACAGGAAGGGGTTTTGCATTTCTTTCTCAAGACAGTAGAATTAGACAAACCCAATCCCCAAAAAAGATATCAGACCTTTTGTAAACAATTTAAACCAGGGCAGGAAGGACTGTTGCAAAATAATACTGGCTTAGGTATTACGGTTATCAACAATATTTACATTAATATTTACCTACCTATTCTCTATCTTTACTATCAAAAACTGGCAAATACGGAAATGACTGAATCCGTTTTAGAATCCTATCTTTCTTTTAAGGCATTACCAGAAAATTATATTACCCGCTTTATGTGTAATCATATAAATTCCAGCCAAGTTAGCATTGTTAATAAGAAGACCCTTTACCAGCAAGGTCTGATAGATATTTATTACCGCTTTTGCCGTTATCATCTCTGTGAAGAATGTGTAAAACAGACCTAA
- a CDS encoding helicase-related protein yields the protein MNKPIQSAIRDNHQRGTVGNFISEHLSEGCSLSFVSAFFTIYAYNQLKNKLDNIQDLRFLFGEPRFISQIDPKTDKKQFQIEDDKLIIPLQNRLTQSRIAFDCANWIKEKCEIKSMVKPNFLHGKMYHIKSANGNEKAILGSSNFTVNGLGFGNSPNIELNIEVDSDRDRADLLNWFNELWNDDTGLVEDVKDEVLKYLSKLYAENSPLFIYYKTLYHIFAKFLEEQEDKGLLKEKTGFYDSEIWNTLYSFQKDAVKGAINKLEKHQGCIIADSVGLGKTYEALAIIKYYEILGYRVLLLCPKKLQNNWTVYQAQKGDILNPFKNDRFSYTVAYHTDLARTSGISKADNLHLSTFNWGAWDLVVIDESHNLRGNPQEKKENGEVIFNRAKFLLEKVIKEGVKTKVLMLSATPVNTNLKDLRNQIYYITEGEDDALKDSLGIENISNTLRYAQLQFTDWAKRSRTAKRDTKDLFLALDSSFFKLLDGLTIARSRKHILTYYSDIDKKSFPLRLKPLSEYTDIDTMQNFCSYDKVNDQIKLYKLSLFKPSNFVLPDFKHIYEVPGKVKVFSQEQREDFLVEMMKINFLKRLESSIYSYRLTLQRALAKIASLEEKIEAFETSNNEEQLDPFELETIIPEDELEGEEEEEFTVGKKLKYKLEHLDLENWKKALKKDKQQLTALYETAAKVIPGNDAKLKRLKEIIEYKLNHPINPDNKKIIIFTAFADTAVYLYENLSEYLYDQFGLYSALITGSTTCKTNFPMPTHYKNDFNSILTCFAPIAKERNKQTFLPQDKQIDIIIGTDCISEGQNLQDCDYVINYDIHWNPVRIIQRFGRIDRINGPNAQIQMHNFWPTKDLDKYIDLKYRVETRMALVDLTATGADNILSEEDIDNLVANEKKFRTKQLKRLQEEVIDLEDLEDSISLTDFTLDDFRIDLLNYLKANEVELSNAPLGLYAITPSPHNKLWLKTNNLSEEQKEIIRPGIIFCFQHFADGSEYNKLNPLQPYFLVYIRDDGTVRYHFTNVKQILEIYRLLTIGRKEAIKKLCDLFDDETNNGQNMDKYNNLLIKAIDDIKDTLNKRSYKQLQGDRNAIIPKKPQEQSFELITWLIIK from the coding sequence ATGAATAAACCCATACAAAGTGCAATAAGGGATAATCATCAACGCGGAACAGTTGGCAATTTTATCAGTGAGCATCTAAGTGAAGGATGCTCTTTATCTTTTGTATCAGCATTTTTTACTATTTATGCCTATAATCAATTGAAGAACAAGCTGGATAACATTCAGGACTTAAGATTTCTCTTCGGAGAGCCGCGTTTCATTTCTCAGATAGACCCTAAAACCGATAAGAAACAATTTCAGATTGAAGATGACAAACTAATTATCCCCCTTCAGAATCGTCTTACTCAAAGTAGAATTGCTTTTGATTGTGCCAATTGGATTAAAGAAAAATGTGAAATCAAATCTATGGTCAAGCCGAATTTCCTACATGGCAAAATGTATCATATAAAGTCCGCCAATGGTAACGAGAAAGCTATTTTAGGCAGTTCCAATTTTACAGTTAACGGTCTCGGTTTTGGTAACAGTCCCAATATTGAGCTTAATATTGAAGTGGATAGCGATAGAGATAGAGCAGATTTGTTAAATTGGTTTAATGAATTGTGGAATGATGATACCGGCTTGGTAGAAGATGTAAAGGATGAGGTCTTAAAATATCTTTCCAAACTCTATGCGGAAAATTCACCTCTATTTATCTATTATAAGACCCTGTATCATATTTTTGCCAAATTTCTGGAAGAGCAGGAAGATAAGGGTTTGCTGAAGGAAAAAACCGGTTTTTACGATTCCGAAATTTGGAATACGCTTTACAGTTTTCAAAAAGATGCTGTTAAAGGAGCCATCAATAAACTGGAAAAACATCAGGGTTGTATAATAGCTGATAGTGTTGGCTTGGGAAAGACCTACGAAGCATTGGCGATAATTAAATATTATGAAATTTTGGGCTACCGGGTTTTATTACTCTGTCCCAAGAAACTACAGAATAATTGGACAGTTTATCAGGCACAAAAAGGAGATATATTAAATCCTTTTAAGAATGACAGATTTAGTTATACAGTTGCTTATCATACCGATTTAGCAAGAACAAGCGGAATTTCTAAAGCTGATAATTTGCATCTTAGTACTTTTAACTGGGGTGCCTGGGATTTGGTAGTTATTGACGAATCTCATAATTTAAGAGGAAATCCCCAAGAAAAGAAAGAAAATGGAGAGGTTATTTTCAATCGGGCTAAATTTCTTTTGGAAAAAGTAATAAAAGAAGGAGTGAAAACCAAAGTTCTAATGCTTTCGGCAACCCCGGTAAATACCAATTTGAAAGACCTCCGTAATCAAATTTATTATATTACGGAAGGCGAAGATGATGCTCTCAAAGATAGTTTAGGAATTGAAAATATTTCCAATACCTTAAGATATGCGCAACTGCAATTTACTGATTGGGCAAAACGCTCCAGAACGGCAAAACGGGATACAAAGGATTTGTTTTTAGCTTTGGATAGTTCCTTTTTTAAACTTTTGGATGGATTGACTATTGCTCGCAGCCGCAAACACATACTAACTTATTATTCCGATATAGATAAAAAAAGCTTTCCTTTGCGTCTTAAACCCCTTTCCGAATATACGGATATTGATACAATGCAAAATTTCTGTTCTTATGATAAAGTAAATGATCAAATCAAGCTGTATAAGCTATCTTTATTCAAGCCCTCCAATTTTGTATTACCTGATTTTAAACACATTTATGAAGTTCCAGGAAAAGTAAAAGTATTCTCACAGGAACAAAGAGAAGATTTTTTGGTGGAAATGATGAAAATCAATTTCCTCAAGCGTTTGGAAAGCAGTATTTATTCCTATCGTTTAACCCTTCAAAGGGCTTTAGCTAAAATTGCTTCCTTGGAAGAAAAAATAGAAGCATTTGAAACGAGCAATAATGAAGAACAACTTGATCCCTTTGAACTTGAAACTATCATTCCTGAAGATGAATTAGAAGGCGAAGAGGAAGAGGAATTTACGGTTGGGAAAAAACTAAAATATAAGCTGGAACATTTAGACCTGGAAAATTGGAAAAAAGCCCTGAAAAAAGATAAACAACAATTAACTGCTTTATATGAAACTGCTGCAAAAGTTATACCGGGAAATGATGCCAAACTAAAGCGCCTGAAAGAAATTATAGAATATAAGCTAAACCATCCTATCAATCCTGATAATAAGAAAATAATTATCTTTACCGCTTTTGCCGATACCGCTGTTTACCTCTATGAAAATCTTTCTGAATATCTTTATGATCAATTCGGGCTTTATTCTGCCTTAATAACAGGTAGCACAACCTGTAAAACCAATTTTCCGATGCCAACCCATTATAAAAATGATTTTAATTCCATTTTAACCTGCTTTGCTCCCATTGCCAAAGAACGGAATAAACAAACTTTCCTGCCTCAAGATAAACAAATTGATATTATTATAGGCACCGATTGTATCTCTGAAGGACAGAATTTACAGGACTGTGACTATGTTATAAATTATGATATTCACTGGAACCCTGTGCGTATAATTCAACGCTTTGGAAGAATAGACAGAATAAATGGTCCCAATGCCCAAATCCAAATGCATAATTTCTGGCCCACCAAAGACCTGGATAAGTATATAGACCTTAAATATAGAGTAGAAACAAGAATGGCTTTAGTTGATCTGACTGCAACGGGTGCTGATAATATCCTCAGCGAAGAAGATATAGACAATCTGGTTGCCAACGAAAAGAAGTTCCGAACCAAACAACTAAAGCGTTTACAGGAAGAAGTTATTGACCTGGAGGATTTGGAAGATAGCATTAGCTTAACCGATTTTACTTTGGATGACTTTAGAATAGACCTGTTGAACTATTTAAAAGCTAACGAAGTTGAATTAAGCAATGCCCCTTTGGGTTTATATGCTATTACTCCTTCCCCTCACAATAAGTTGTGGCTTAAAACCAATAATTTATCAGAAGAACAAAAAGAAATTATCCGACCCGGTATTATTTTTTGTTTCCAGCATTTTGCCGATGGCTCGGAATATAATAAATTAAATCCTTTGCAACCATATTTTCTTGTTTACATCAGAGACGATGGAACTGTCCGTTATCATTTTACCAATGTGAAACAAATTCTGGAGATTTACAGATTGCTGACCATAGGAAGAAAAGAAGCTATAAAAAAGCTTTGCGATCTCTTTGATGATGAAACAAACAATGGTCAAAATATGGATAAATACAATAATCTTCTTATAAAAGCAATTGATGACATCAAGGATACATTGAACAAAAGATCATATAAACAATTGCAAGGAGATAGAAATGCCATCATTCCTAAAAAACCCCAAGAACAGAGTTTTGAACTAATCACTTGGCTGATTATCAAATAA